In Meriones unguiculatus strain TT.TT164.6M chromosome 13 unlocalized genomic scaffold, Bangor_MerUng_6.1 Chr13_unordered_Scaffold_76, whole genome shotgun sequence, the following are encoded in one genomic region:
- the LOC110544937 gene encoding zinc finger protein 394-like produces the protein MTHFRPGLFFSRWRAGRGSELWWLCFGGDGAREPCFPGISSGSRGPGGSVGGGLRGGAGVESRSGGGREGPRGRFGRLRSGDVSGPEEALSRRRELCRRWPRPERRSKEQMLELLVLEQFLSLLPRRLRHRRPESGEEAAAWARSLHPASPQGTPTFKAEAECPTQGEWQQLAVDPQNGSCKESAED, from the exons ATGACGCACTTCCGGCCTGGTTTGTTTTTCTCCCGCTGGCGCGCTGGCCGGGGTAGTGAGCTGTGGTGGCTGTGCTTTGGAGGAGACGGTGCCCGTGAGCCCTGCTTTCCGGGAATCTCATCGGGGTCTCGGGGCCCCGGAGGCAGCGTTGGCGGCGGCCTGCGCGGTGGTGCTGGCGTTGAAAGCAGAagcggaggaggaagagaaggacccCGGGGACGCTTCGGGCGGCTGCGCTCCGGGGACGTGTCCGGCCCGGAGGAGGCGCTGAGCCGCCGGCGGGAGCTGTGCCGCCGCTGGCCGCGGCCCGAGCGGCGCTCCAAGGAGCAGATGCTGGAGCTGCTGGTCCTCGAGCAGTTCCTCAGCCTCCTCCCGCGCCGGCTGCGCCACCGGCGCCCCGAGAGCGGGGAGGAGGCGGCGGCCTGGGCGCGCTCCCTGCATCCGGCCTCCCCGCAG GGCACCCCGACTTTCAAGGCCGAGGCTGAATGTCCAACCCAGGGAGAATGGCAGCAGCTGGCTGTGGATCCCCAGAACGGCTCGTGCAAAGAGAGCGCGGAGGACTAA